A genome region from Brassica oleracea var. oleracea cultivar TO1000 chromosome C2, BOL, whole genome shotgun sequence includes the following:
- the LOC106326624 gene encoding putative FBD-associated F-box protein At5g56560, protein MENYRRDIISQLPDDLLLKILSSLSLKEVMATSFLSRRWRSLWKLGSKLKIGDKDFSELLVKWVSRSLAISNPQILKSLDLKLIPGELDRNINSFYRFSSLVETAVSCGLRELRIEFLYTSLELPSIFYACGTLETLILCRLHFADVPPNGSLSSLKTLRLLSVKFSRDESVQKLLSICPVLEELVVRRSGYSNVEIFTINVPSLTSLSIDYLRAGSHQPAGVHGFVINAPSLRYLNIRDRHSNYLLFTNMPVLVKANVEAVCDQSESLIGSLASVRHLSLCSKFSNIPYHAGTSFAFLEHLELCTCSSEWWNLLSCIITDPLTLRVLKLKSIHRAH, encoded by the exons ATGGAAAATTACAGGAGGGACATTATCAGCCAGTTGCCAGATGATCTGCTCTTAAAGATACTGTCGTCACTTTCTCTTAAGGAAGTGATGGCTACGAGTTTCTTGTCCCGACGGTGGCGGTCTTTATGGAAGTTGGGGTCTAAACTCAAGATTGGTGATAAAGACTTCAGCGAGTTGCTTGTCAAATGGGTTTCCAGATCTTTGGCTATTAGTAACCCTCAGATTCTAAAGAGCTTGGATTTAAAGCTTATCCCAGGTGAACTTGATAGAAATATAAACTCTTTTTATAGGTTCTCCTCTTTGGTTGAAACCGCAGTTTCTTGCGGTTTGAGAGAGTTGAGAATCGAGTTTCTTTACACATCACTAGAACTGCCGAGTATCTTCTATGCATGTGGGACCCTCGAAACCTTGATACTCTGCAGGCTACATTTCGCGGATGTTCCGCCTAATGGTTCCTTGTCGTCTCTCAAAACTCTTCGCCTTTTATCCGTCAAGTTCTCACGCGACGAATCTGTTCAGAAGCTTCTAAGCATTTGTCCAGTTCTTGAAGAGTTGGTTGTAAGACGATCCGGATATTCCAATGTGGAGATCTTCACTATCAATGTGCCTAGTTTGACGAGTTTATCGATTGATTATTTACGTGCGGGATCTCATCAACCCGCGGGTGTTCATGGATTTGTCATAAATGCTCCTTCCTTAAGGTACCTGAACATTAGAGACCGTCACAGTAACTATTTGCTGTTCACAAATATGCCGGTGCTGGTCAAGGCGAATGTTGAGGCTGTTTGTGATCAATCCGAGAGTCTAATAGGATCTCTTGCCTCAGTCCGCCATCTCTCTTTGTGTTCTAAATTTTCAAAC ATTCCATACCATGCAGGCACTTCCTTTGCCTTTCTTGAACATCTAGAGCTGTGTACTTGTTCTTCTGAGTGGTGGAATCTACTTTCCTGCATAATCACAGACCCCCTAACCCTTCGAGTTCTCAAGCTTAAGTCG ATACATCGCGCCCATTAA